In the Loxodonta africana isolate mLoxAfr1 chromosome 1, mLoxAfr1.hap2, whole genome shotgun sequence genome, one interval contains:
- the LOC135232804 gene encoding olfactory receptor 2W1-like: protein MINESYFGGFILLGFSGQPQLEMIIPGFVFFFYTVALMGNTAIILLPLLDERLQTPMYFFLRNLAILDLSYTTNIVPQTLVNVWGKDKKITFGGCAFQLFSSVALFTVECMLLAVMSYDRFNAVCKPLHYMTIMNPQLCQGLVAMTWGIGITNCMILSPYAMSLPRCGNHRLDHYFCEISAMVKIACVDTTAVEETLFASCFFIFLAPLLLILVSYGFIAIAVLKIKSARGRQKAFGTCSSHLFVVSIFYGTVIYMYIQPGNSPSQYEGKLLSIFYAIVTPNLNPLIYTLRNKEFKGAMKRLIGKGSVEITGH from the coding sequence atgatCAATGAAAGTTACTTTGGTGGATTTATACTCCTTGGATTCTCTGGACAGCCTCAGCTGGAGATGATCATCCCtgggtttgtctttttcttctacACCGTTGCCTTGATGGGAAATACAGCCATCATCCTCCTGCCATTATTGGATGAACGTCTCCaaacccccatgtactttttccttagAAATTTGGCCATCTTGGATCTCTCTTACACCACAAATATTGTCCCACAGACGTTGGTCAACGTCTGGGGTaaagacaagaaaataacctTTGGTGGCTGTGCCTTTCAACTTTTCTCTAGTGTGGCACTATTCACAGTTGAATGTATGCTTCTAGCTGTGATGTCTTATGACCGGTTCAATGCTGTCTGCAAACCTCTACACTATATGACCATAATGAACCCCCAGCTCTGTCAAGGCCTGGTGGCCATGACTTGGGGAATTGGGATCACTAATTGCATGATTCTTTCCCCCTATGCCATGAGCCTTCCTCGATGTGGAAACCACCGCCTGGATCACTATTTTTGTGAAATCTCTGCTATGGTCAAGATTGCATGTGTAGACACCACAGCCGTGGAGGAAACTTTATTTGcatcatgtttttttattttccttgcacCACTTCTTCTCATTCTAGTTTCATATGGCTTCATTGCCATAGCTGTACTCAAAATTAAATCTGCAAGAGGGAGACAAAAAGCTTTTGGGACGTGTTCTTCCCATCTTTTTGTGGTATCCATCTTCTATGGGACTGTTATCTACATGTACATACAACCAGGAAACAGTCCATCTCAGTATGAGGGTAAACTTCTCAGTATCTTTTATGCCATTGTTACCCCCAATTTAAACCCACTGATCTATACACTAAGGAATAAGGAGTTCAAGGGAGCCATGAAGAGGCTCATTGGAAAAGGTTCTGTAGAAATAACAGGACACTAA
- the LOC135232805 gene encoding olfactory receptor 2W1-like, translating into MAIFKRKRMINESYFNGFILLGFTGHPQLEMIISGIVFFFYTIALMGNMAIILLSFLDDHLQTPMYFFLRNLAILDLCYTTNIVPQMLVNTWGKDKRITFGGCAFQLFNAVTLCIVECILLAVMSYDRFSAVCKPLHYTAIMNSQLCQGLVAMAWLVSVISCMILSPYAMSLPRCGNHNLDHFFCEISAMVKVACVDTTAMEVATFLACLVIALVPLLLILVSYGFIAVTVLKIKSATGRQKALGTCSSHLIVVFIFYGTLIYMYIQPGNSPNQDEGKLLSIFYSIVTPSLNPLIYTLRNKEFKGAMKRLIGKEKPSMDTIGP; encoded by the coding sequence AtggctatttttaaaagaaaaagaatgatcaATGAGAGCTACTTCAATGGATTTATACTCCTTGGATTCACAGGGCACCCTCAACTGGAGATGATCATCTCTGGGATTGTCTTTTTCTTCTACACCATTGCCTTGATGGGAAATATGGCCATCATCCTGCTCTCTTTCCTAGATGACCATCTCcaaactcccatgtacttcttccttagaAATTTGGCCATCTTGGATCTCTGTTACACCACAAATATAGTCCCACAGATGTTGGTCAATACCTGGGGTAAAGACAAGAGAATAACCTTTGGTGGCTGTGCCTTTCAGCTTTTCAATGCTGTCACACTCTGCATAGTTGAATGTATCCTTCTAGCTGTGATGTCTTATGACAGGTTCAGTGCTGTCTGCAAGCCTCTCCACTATACAGCCATAATGAACTCACAACTCTGCCAGGGCCTGGTGGCCATGGCCTGGTTAGTTAGTGTTATTAGTTGCATGATCCTTTCCCCCTATGCCATGAGTCTTCCTCGATGTGGAAACCACAACCTAGACCACTTTTTTTGTGAAATATCTGCCATGGTGAAGGTTGCATGTGTGGATACCACAGCTATGGAGGTAGCCACATTTCTTGCATGCCTTGTTATAGCTCTTGTTCCTCTTCTTCTCATTCTGGTCTCATATGGCTTCATTGCTGTAACCGTACTCAAGATCAAATCTGCAACAGGGAGACAAAAAGCATTGGGAACTTGTTCTTCCCATCTCATTGTGGTATTCATCTTCTATGGGACTCTAATCTACATGTACATACAACCAGGAAACAGTCCAAATCAGGATGAGGGTAAACTTCTCAGTATCTTTTATTCCATTGTTACCCCCAGCTTGAATCCATTGATCTACACACTAAGGAATAAAGAGTTCAAGGGGGCCATGAAAAGGCtgattggaaaagaaaagccttcCATGGACACAATAGGaccctga